A genomic window from Rhodococcus sp. KBS0724 includes:
- a CDS encoding cold-shock protein — protein sequence MAQGSVKWFNGEKGFGFIEQEGGGPDVFVHYSEIQGSGYKSLDEGQKVEFEIGQGQKGPQAQNVRAI from the coding sequence ATGGCTCAGGGCAGTGTCAAGTGGTTCAACGGTGAAAAGGGCTTCGGATTCATCGAGCAGGAAGGTGGCGGACCGGATGTGTTCGTTCACTACTCGGAGATCCAGGGCAGCGGCTACAAGTCCCTCGACGAGGGCCAGAAGGTCGAGTTCGAGATCGGACAGGGCCAGAAGGGCCCCCAGGCTCAGAACGTTCGCGCCATCTGA
- a CDS encoding HemK2/MTQ2 family protein methyltransferase encodes MIVRLPGVYPPQHDTSLLSDALLFEPLTAASRVLDLCSGTGALSVAARRAGAGHVVAVDISRRAQLNTWLNAAVNRKRVDARRGDLTDAVGGELFDLIISNPPYVPAWEDALPTEGIARAWDAGKDGRGVLDRIASSAPDHVVPGGTLLLLQSALCGVDKTAAILEEFGMHVEVSARRSIPFGPVLAGRRMLLESRGLITADEDTEQLVVIRATK; translated from the coding sequence ATGATCGTGCGGTTGCCAGGCGTGTACCCACCGCAGCACGACACATCCCTGTTGAGCGACGCACTGCTGTTTGAGCCGTTGACGGCAGCCAGCAGAGTGCTCGATCTGTGCAGTGGAACCGGCGCTCTGTCCGTGGCCGCGAGGCGCGCCGGCGCGGGGCACGTCGTAGCGGTTGATATTTCCCGGCGCGCACAGCTCAACACCTGGCTCAACGCTGCGGTCAATCGAAAACGCGTCGACGCACGCCGCGGCGATCTGACGGATGCTGTGGGCGGCGAGTTGTTCGATCTGATCATCTCGAATCCGCCGTATGTCCCGGCGTGGGAGGACGCATTGCCGACGGAGGGCATCGCGCGTGCCTGGGACGCGGGCAAAGACGGGCGCGGCGTGCTGGACAGGATCGCGTCGAGCGCGCCCGATCATGTGGTTCCGGGTGGAACGTTGCTGTTGCTCCAGTCTGCGCTCTGTGGAGTCGACAAGACCGCGGCGATCCTCGAGGAATTCGGGATGCATGTCGAAGTCTCGGCGCGCAGGTCGATTCCCTTCGGCCCGGTCCTGGCGGGGCGCCGGATGCTGCTGGAATCTCGCGGGTTGATTACGGCCGATGAGGATACCGAGCAACTGGTGGTCATTCGCGCAACAAAATGA
- a CDS encoding glycosyltransferase family 2 protein: MTIDQVLVVVPAHNEAVELPNCLDALLEAARQTDVPVRIVTVLDSCSDRSSEVIPSGIDIIRVQHHNVGKSRATGFSTFGTDSHSASASTWFATTDADSAVGPTWLARQLEYARDADVVAGTVRITDWDDQPSSVQQLYEQRYHAHPKGRHGHIHGANLGIRADKYWSVGGFSHLEEGEDVDLVRRLSENGARIAWAQDIAVTTSARTDGRTPGGFAGHIRELGTETLDVAR; encoded by the coding sequence GTGACCATCGACCAGGTTCTTGTAGTAGTCCCCGCCCACAATGAAGCCGTCGAACTCCCGAACTGCCTCGACGCACTGCTGGAAGCCGCGCGTCAGACCGACGTTCCCGTTCGGATCGTCACAGTCCTGGACAGCTGCTCCGACCGATCGAGCGAAGTGATCCCGAGCGGCATCGACATCATTCGAGTACAGCACCACAACGTCGGGAAATCTCGTGCCACAGGATTCTCGACGTTCGGCACCGACAGTCACAGTGCGTCCGCGTCGACATGGTTTGCCACCACCGACGCCGACTCTGCTGTCGGCCCGACATGGCTTGCGCGGCAACTCGAGTACGCGCGCGACGCGGACGTTGTTGCCGGAACAGTGCGCATCACCGACTGGGACGATCAGCCGTCGTCCGTCCAGCAACTCTACGAACAGCGGTATCACGCGCATCCGAAAGGTCGGCACGGGCACATCCACGGCGCAAACCTCGGCATCCGAGCCGACAAGTACTGGAGCGTAGGGGGATTCTCCCATCTCGAGGAAGGCGAGGACGTCGATCTGGTTCGTCGTCTCAGCGAAAACGGCGCTCGGATCGCGTGGGCGCAGGACATTGCAGTCACAACCTCGGCGCGCACGGACGGACGCACACCCGGCGGGTTTGCCGGACACATACGAGAACTCGGCACAGAGACACTGGATGTGGCGCGATGA
- a CDS encoding acyl-CoA dehydrogenase yields MTRLHKLLKETDLYLPLPGSGATATRWNALAELARDNVVFGRMAEAHTDAVAILAELDGPEPEPGQLWGVWAAEPPQPVVNASEHVGIWTLTGRKLWCSGASICTHALVTALIDGTPSLFAVELGLPGVHPVPGSWKAVGMAESDSSAVDFDAVPAIPVGNIGDYLTRPGFWHGAIGVAACWYGAACGVADALRNTAAHSEDPYILAHFGAVDAALTAARNTLDAAAAEIDDDPLDKNGKAQQRALAVRAIVERAATETLDRVGRALGAAPLCLDGDHAARVADLTVYLRQSHAEKDLAQLGRLAAQGSSTW; encoded by the coding sequence ATGACACGACTACACAAACTTCTGAAGGAAACCGACCTCTACCTGCCCTTGCCTGGTAGCGGCGCAACCGCGACACGATGGAATGCCCTCGCCGAACTGGCTCGCGACAATGTTGTTTTCGGCAGAATGGCGGAAGCGCACACCGACGCAGTTGCGATACTGGCGGAACTGGACGGGCCGGAACCCGAACCTGGGCAACTGTGGGGTGTGTGGGCTGCTGAACCACCACAGCCCGTCGTGAATGCCTCGGAGCACGTGGGCATCTGGACGCTGACCGGACGCAAGTTGTGGTGCTCGGGCGCAAGTATCTGCACGCACGCTCTGGTGACCGCACTGATCGACGGCACACCATCGCTGTTTGCCGTTGAACTCGGGCTACCCGGCGTGCATCCCGTTCCCGGTTCGTGGAAAGCAGTCGGCATGGCCGAAAGCGATTCCAGTGCAGTGGACTTCGATGCCGTCCCGGCAATTCCCGTCGGCAATATCGGAGACTATCTGACTCGGCCAGGATTCTGGCACGGGGCAATCGGGGTGGCTGCTTGCTGGTACGGCGCCGCGTGTGGTGTCGCCGATGCATTGAGAAACACGGCAGCGCACAGCGAAGACCCTTACATCCTGGCGCATTTCGGGGCAGTTGATGCTGCGTTGACAGCCGCCCGCAACACCCTCGACGCCGCCGCAGCCGAAATCGACGACGATCCTCTCGACAAGAACGGAAAGGCACAGCAGCGGGCGCTTGCAGTACGGGCGATCGTGGAACGGGCAGCTACCGAGACCCTCGACCGAGTCGGACGCGCTCTGGGAGCAGCACCCCTGTGCCTGGACGGCGACCATGCTGCGCGCGTTGCCGATCTCACCGTCTACCTTCGGCAAAGCCATGCCGAGAAGGATCTGGCTCAGCTCGGCCGCCTGGCAGCACAAGGATCATCAACATGGTGA
- a CDS encoding PIG-L deacetylase family protein translates to MVNSKLFAQKPVDDGGTPESVWQQWQRPFPELNLSTCTRLVIVAPHPDDEILGLGGTALMAARSGIEVQIISVTDGGASHPGSPTISRTELERRRRIESVRAAEELGIPVPIRLMLPDGDIRTHSRELAEKLREILAGAPTGTWCASTWRGDGHPDHEATGTAAAQACADTGARLIEYPVWTWHWATPEHQSVPWDRLHTITLPADVRQAKTSAVQQFTTQILPLSDHPADQPILPPHALTRLLRAYETVFV, encoded by the coding sequence ATGGTGAACTCGAAACTGTTCGCGCAGAAGCCCGTCGACGACGGTGGTACACCGGAATCCGTCTGGCAGCAGTGGCAGCGGCCATTCCCCGAACTCAACCTCTCGACGTGCACACGGCTGGTCATCGTGGCACCTCATCCGGACGACGAGATTCTGGGCCTCGGCGGAACAGCACTGATGGCAGCACGTTCGGGCATCGAGGTGCAGATAATCTCCGTCACAGACGGCGGCGCGTCGCATCCCGGTTCTCCCACCATCTCGAGAACGGAACTCGAACGGCGTCGACGGATCGAGTCCGTCCGAGCTGCCGAAGAACTCGGTATCCCCGTCCCGATCCGGTTGATGCTCCCTGACGGAGACATCCGCACGCACAGTCGTGAGCTTGCGGAGAAGCTCCGTGAGATTCTCGCTGGAGCACCGACAGGAACCTGGTGCGCCTCGACGTGGCGCGGCGACGGCCATCCCGACCATGAGGCAACCGGAACTGCGGCAGCGCAGGCATGTGCCGACACCGGTGCTCGCCTGATCGAGTACCCCGTCTGGACGTGGCATTGGGCAACTCCGGAACATCAGAGCGTTCCGTGGGATCGCCTGCACACCATCACGCTGCCCGCCGATGTGCGTCAAGCCAAAACCTCTGCGGTGCAACAGTTCACTACGCAGATTTTGCCTCTCTCGGATCATCCCGCCGATCAACCGATACTCCCGCCGCACGCCCTGACCCGGCTGCTGCGCGCCTATGAGACCGTGTTCGTATGA
- a CDS encoding class I SAM-dependent methyltransferase yields MSDPQLPPDYFDKMYAAQSDPWDFETRWYEKRKYALTTAMLPKPRYRLAFEPGCSVGVLTEMLADRCDAVIATDIVPSALETARRRLAGHNVEFREWDLGADTWPDATFDLIVLSEIGYYLSVEKLTEAMRRTVEHLETGGTLVCAHWRHIVPEYPQAGDAVHSVVRQTPGLAQLAAYQDEDVVIDVFVKSSQSPQSVAASEGLV; encoded by the coding sequence ATGAGTGATCCGCAACTTCCACCTGACTACTTCGACAAGATGTACGCAGCTCAGTCGGATCCGTGGGACTTCGAAACACGCTGGTACGAAAAGAGAAAATACGCCCTCACCACCGCAATGCTGCCCAAGCCCCGATACCGCCTCGCCTTCGAACCCGGATGCTCCGTCGGGGTCCTCACCGAAATGCTGGCTGATCGTTGCGATGCCGTGATTGCCACCGACATCGTGCCCTCAGCGCTCGAAACGGCCCGTCGACGACTCGCCGGACACAACGTCGAGTTCAGGGAATGGGACCTCGGCGCCGACACCTGGCCGGACGCCACCTTCGACCTCATAGTGCTCAGCGAGATCGGCTACTACCTCAGCGTCGAGAAACTCACCGAAGCGATGCGTCGTACCGTCGAACACCTCGAAACCGGTGGCACGCTTGTGTGTGCCCATTGGCGGCACATCGTACCGGAATATCCGCAGGCCGGCGATGCCGTTCACTCGGTGGTGCGGCAGACTCCCGGCTTGGCACAACTCGCGGCGTATCAAGACGAGGACGTCGTGATCGACGTGTTCGTCAAAAGCTCGCAGTCACCGCAGTCCGTGGCTGCGTCGGAAGGCCTGGTCTGA
- a CDS encoding DMT family transporter: protein MSHTFLAVLFAIGAAVCIAIGTVVRQRTAAVVPDDSIGALGPITTLVHSPIWWLGTIVGIAGYALQAAALGLGSLLLVQPLLVLSLLFALPLGAQFSGRTINAREWLWAAALTTSVAVLVVVGDPRPGQPRAETQHWIMITLIGLPFIALCLFGANRRTGSARALLLGIAGGSLFGVAAVLTKGVVHLVTLGPSAVLTSFEFYALVVVAAVATSVQQSAFQAGDLQASLPATTIMEPVIASLLGFVVLGEYLDADRTVAAILVLAVVAMIAATVALARNAADTAVSVPQKVL, encoded by the coding sequence GTGTCCCACACCTTCCTCGCAGTGTTGTTCGCCATCGGTGCAGCGGTCTGCATCGCGATCGGCACGGTAGTTCGCCAGCGCACGGCAGCGGTGGTCCCGGATGATTCCATCGGCGCGCTCGGACCGATCACGACGCTCGTGCACAGCCCGATCTGGTGGCTGGGCACGATCGTCGGGATCGCGGGTTACGCGCTTCAGGCTGCGGCACTCGGCTTGGGCTCACTGCTGCTGGTGCAGCCGCTGCTGGTGCTGTCCCTGTTGTTTGCACTCCCACTCGGCGCACAATTCAGTGGGCGCACGATCAATGCGCGGGAGTGGTTGTGGGCAGCGGCGCTCACCACGTCGGTGGCAGTGCTGGTGGTCGTCGGTGATCCCAGGCCGGGGCAACCGCGCGCGGAGACGCAGCATTGGATCATGATCACACTGATCGGGCTGCCGTTCATCGCGCTCTGTCTTTTCGGAGCGAATCGGCGTACGGGATCGGCGAGGGCGTTGCTGCTCGGAATAGCGGGCGGCTCACTGTTCGGAGTTGCCGCAGTGCTCACCAAAGGTGTTGTGCACCTGGTAACGCTCGGACCGTCAGCCGTTCTGACGTCCTTCGAGTTCTATGCACTTGTCGTGGTTGCCGCGGTTGCAACCTCGGTGCAGCAGTCGGCTTTTCAAGCGGGGGATCTACAAGCGTCGTTGCCGGCGACAACGATCATGGAGCCGGTGATCGCGTCGCTGCTCGGTTTTGTGGTTCTCGGTGAGTACCTCGACGCAGATCGAACGGTGGCTGCGATTCTTGTTCTCGCCGTTGTTGCCATGATCGCCGCCACCGTTGCCTTGGCCCGCAATGCCGCCGACACTGCGGTTTCGGTACCGCAGAAGGTTCTCTGA
- the tatA gene encoding Sec-independent protein translocase subunit TatA produces MGALSPTHWAIVAVVLLVLFGSKKLPDAARGLGRSMRILKSEVGELQADTDLALDSELAPGKKY; encoded by the coding sequence ATGGGCGCGCTCAGCCCCACCCACTGGGCCATCGTCGCTGTAGTGCTGCTGGTGTTGTTCGGTTCCAAGAAGCTGCCGGACGCGGCCCGCGGGCTGGGGCGGTCGATGCGGATTCTCAAGTCCGAGGTCGGTGAACTGCAGGCAGATACCGATCTTGCGCTCGATTCCGAGTTGGCGCCGGGCAAGAAGTACTGA
- a CDS encoding Rid family hydrolase has protein sequence MKTRTTKVVAAAFAASVLLGTATACSSDTAEAETATSSFISKSVLEAGQANPMIAQGVAIGGDTAVYKTSGIGPSAGNKAAPEGSPESYIDSQFSGGVLPAGVTVTEAQGINVLKKIRDNLEAQGLTLEDVVTMRVFLDNAPGSDKADYTGWNRAYRQFFANTNLDSGETELVPMGTAAPIAPIERNSARPTRFALEVAGLPVAGWLVEVEVDAVYPEGKEPA, from the coding sequence ATGAAAACTCGCACCACCAAAGTTGTTGCCGCAGCGTTTGCCGCATCCGTGCTACTCGGCACCGCGACAGCGTGCTCGTCTGATACCGCCGAGGCGGAAACCGCCACCAGCTCCTTCATTTCGAAGTCGGTTCTCGAAGCCGGACAGGCTAATCCGATGATCGCGCAGGGTGTGGCCATCGGCGGCGATACAGCGGTCTACAAAACCAGTGGCATCGGACCGTCGGCTGGAAACAAAGCCGCACCCGAAGGATCGCCGGAGTCGTACATCGACTCGCAGTTCTCCGGTGGTGTACTGCCGGCCGGTGTGACGGTTACCGAAGCGCAGGGCATCAATGTGCTCAAGAAGATTCGTGACAATCTCGAAGCCCAGGGCTTGACACTCGAAGATGTTGTCACGATGCGCGTCTTCCTCGACAACGCTCCCGGCTCGGACAAGGCCGATTACACCGGATGGAATCGCGCGTACCGTCAGTTCTTTGCCAATACAAACCTCGATTCCGGTGAGACGGAGTTGGTTCCGATGGGAACTGCGGCACCCATCGCACCGATCGAACGAAACAGTGCTCGCCCCACTCGCTTCGCGCTCGAAGTTGCCGGACTGCCGGTTGCCGGCTGGCTGGTCGAGGTAGAGGTCGACGCGGTGTACCCCGAAGGCAAGGAACCCGCCTGA